A genomic region of Papaver somniferum cultivar HN1 chromosome 7, ASM357369v1, whole genome shotgun sequence contains the following coding sequences:
- the LOC113295717 gene encoding uncharacterized protein LOC113295717, whose amino-acid sequence MFSAIVQSDPSKPEFLLTCMYGFSNYTKKKEQWSYIQQISENNSNPWVVLGDLNFHLVDNEAGTSSSSDGLVNNIVASSGLEDIGFIGKNFTWSNNNMGTGSIKSRIDMDLGNGNWYLNFPNSRLHHLSQIGSDHCPIMLDTDITTPNCWKPFKFFLTWLNDKSCTTIITNAWKSSVSGSPGYQLVSRLSYTRRELSF is encoded by the coding sequence ATGTTTAGTGCCATAGTTCAATCGGATCCTAGTAAGCCAGAATTTCTTTTAACTTGTATGTATGGTTTCTCTAATTAcacaaagaaaaaagaacaatggAGCTATATCCAACAGATCAGTGAGAACAATAGCAACCCATGGGTAGTCCTAGGTGATCTTAATTTTCACTTAGTAGACAATGAAGCTGGTACCTCTAGTTCTTCTGATGGTTTGGTCAATAACATAGTAGCTAGCAGTGGCTTAGAAGATATAGGTTTTATTGGCAAAAACTTCACATGGAGTAATAATAACATGGGAACAGGTTCTATCAAGTCAAGAATAGATATGGACCTAGGGAATGGCAACTGGTATCTAAATTTCCCTAATTCTAGACTTCATCACCTTTCCCAAATAGGAAGTGACCATTGTCCAATAATGCTAGATACTGATATCACTACACCCAACTGTTGGAAACCTTTTAAGTTCTTCTTAACCTGGTTAAATGATAAATCTTGTACTACTATCATCACTAATGCTTGGAAATCTAGTGTTTCTGGTTCACCTGGTTATCAGTTAGTGTCAAGATTGTCTTATACAAGAAGAGAACTCTCTTTTTAG